In Deinococcus proteolyticus MRP, a single genomic region encodes these proteins:
- a CDS encoding RluA family pseudouridine synthase, whose product MGAEPLQAGRGRPRLLLEHPDFYALHKPALWLTHPVRSHGSSRVPDVVSFWQSETGESSLGPPHRLDRETSGLLLLSRDSESARRFFVLFGQRLVAKTYRAIVRGVPAWTDYELDAPLGELGLGGGNRVIMRQGVVPDGRPAVTAFRVLERRAGHTLIEARPRTGRLHQIRAHLYHLGLPLVGDKIYGPERDAFLEFRETGQTPELTRRLGMARQALHAASLHFPWDGAQVRLHDPLPADMQAFWDGLEQAGR is encoded by the coding sequence GTGGGGGCTGAACCGCTGCAGGCCGGTCGCGGGCGTCCCCGGCTGCTGCTGGAGCACCCGGACTTCTACGCCCTGCACAAGCCGGCGCTGTGGCTGACCCATCCGGTGCGCTCACATGGCAGCAGCCGCGTCCCGGACGTGGTGAGCTTCTGGCAGAGCGAAACCGGCGAAAGCAGCCTGGGGCCTCCGCACCGGCTGGACCGCGAAACCTCCGGTCTGCTGCTGCTCAGCCGCGACTCCGAATCGGCGCGGCGTTTCTTCGTGCTGTTCGGGCAGCGCCTGGTCGCCAAAACCTACCGGGCCATCGTGCGCGGGGTGCCGGCCTGGACCGACTATGAACTAGACGCCCCGCTGGGCGAACTGGGCCTGGGCGGCGGCAACCGGGTCATCATGCGTCAGGGGGTGGTGCCGGATGGCCGCCCGGCAGTCACGGCTTTCCGGGTGCTGGAGCGCCGCGCCGGGCACACGCTGATAGAAGCCCGCCCCCGCACCGGGCGGCTGCACCAGATTCGTGCCCACCTCTATCACCTCGGCCTGCCACTGGTGGGCGACAAGATTTACGGTCCCGAGCGCGACGCCTTTTTGGAGTTCCGCGAAACAGGCCAGACCCCGGAGCTTACTCGCCGCCTGGGGATGGCCCGGCAGGCGCTGCACGCCGCCAGCCTGCATTTCCCCTGGGACGGGGCGCAGGTGCGGCTGCACGACCCACTGCCGGCGGATATGCAGGCGTTCTGGGACGGGCTGGAGCAGGCCGGCCGCTGA